The window GATCGATAAAGGATGGAATGAGGAGGTTGTAAAGGTGGCAAAGGGGTGAACCAAGCCGGAAAAGATGACACATATGTGAAACCACATCCAATGGTTCAGCATTAGGCGGTTGCTCTACGATAGCGCAATGACAATAATCAACTTGTTGCCATCATCGCATAAACCGCATCGCATGACGCACCTAAAAATGGCTGAAAACCGTCCGCACATAATaatctcttcttcaaaatGGAGCAAATTTGGTGTAAAGACCTAGTAGAAGTTGACAGCGCCGCTGTTTTGAGGGCAAGGGCATTTTGGCTGAGTATTGATGTGCTATCAGCTACAATTCTGGAATCATAGGACAAGTACTTACGGATTTGATGGCATCTGAATACTCTGAATGTCCAATTGGGGCAAACTTTCATTTCCTCTTTGGCTCCCAGAGCCAATACGCCTCCTGGAGATGGGGCCCGATATAGACATTGGAAAGCTTGGCTGATGTACAGGATAATTCTGGCGAGCTTGAGTGAGAACTGTGCTCCACTTGCCTAGATCGCCTGGTCAAGACAAAGCACTGGCCAGATATACCAAATTGGTGATATACAAGGGATTCGAAGATTACGCGGCTCGACCTAGTAACGAGTTAATGAAGAAAGAGTTGTTGTGTTTGTATAGTGGGAGGTTAAGGTAGTGATGATGGATCGTCGAGGAGGAAAGCTACAAAGGAAAGTCCTGTGTAAAGATGGCGTGACGAGTGTTCGCAGAACGATCGCCTTTGGAGGATGGCACTTGGGTAAAGGCCTTTTTGGAATGATGATGGCAATATAAAGGTATATCAATGTCGGACAAAGTCAAGCGTGTCAATTGACGACTGAAATCCTGGAGCGGTTGTCGAACTGGAATGGATACTGATCGTCGAAATGCAGGGCGCAGTTGTCAAAAGTCAAAGGATGACGGTCGTCAAGTTGGTTGACTGACTGCTGGTGACAAGTACCACAACAAGCAAAACAGGGCGTCAAGACCCGGAAGTAGTGTCGCCCCTCGCTTGGGTAACAAATGGAGGAGCAGTGAACCGCAGCTCAGGCCTTGTCGTGGCTCGTGAGAGTAAAAGCACTGGCCGTCTGCCGCTTGAAGTGCAGCCCGAAAGTGTTCAGGTTGCAAGGAGCGACTAAACGGTGCTGGGATGATGGTTTGTGCGCGTTAGGAGACCGATGGTCGTGGGTGATTTGTGGGTACCGTCTTTCTCCTTCAGTTCCTTCTTCTGAGGTGCGAGCGGCAAGAGTGGTATCTGGATGTACCCCAGACCAATTTCCCTCTGACCTTCGCTGCAATATTCCTACAGCAATCCACCGGACACACCAGTGCGTCCTCAAATAATCCGACGTCCGAGCGTCTTTCTTAAAATGCCTGTCCTTTGCAAATGTCCGTTTTACACTGTCCTTTCCCGTCTTCGCCTTTTGCCCTTTTCGTTCTCAGACCTTAGAGGATGTCGTTGGAGAATAAAGATACTTTGAGAGGTTGAGGATGTTGATGTGGGGAAGTAATGGTCTGGGTATGGGAATTTCGGGGGAATACTGGTATGTATGAAGTAACGCGTCCGTGACGACAGCCAGCAATTTCCGCAATCAAAAATCCTTGTCTGGCTGAAATACTGTAACGATTTTCGAAGTTTTTCGGCGTTGTTTTCCGTGAATGAGCTTATAGCCTATAGCTTAATATTGCTAGGACTCGTTAGGTATGGGATTTCGAGAATGGATGGATCCAAAATATTTGGAAGGTATCGACAGCAAGCGAGGGGAAAAGGCTAGACGCGTGAAATAACAATTAAGGTGTTCACCTCCGAGATACCTTAATTGTGGTGTACCACCACAAAAGACCTTTTTGCGTTCTGTGTTTGTTCTTTCTGTTGGCCAGTGACTGCTATAAATGacagcttcttcttctttaGATCCTTCTTGGGTTGCATACAAATATCCGACGATGGCACTTCGGTACTCCTTCTTACCTAGCAGGTTAGGCTGGCACAAGCAGCTAAATTCGAGGCGTTGTCAAAATCTTTAGAATTAAATAAACTCAGGGTTAAGCTCAGTATTTTTATGCTCAACAGGGCGCCACCCGAAAGGATGAAATTCGGATAATGGACCGGACGACATAAAAGCGGCAAATGGATTTGCATTCAAACCCAAAATATAAAATAATAAAAACAAAAGAGGTAATAAGTCAGCCATCCATGCAGATCTTTTATGCAGCACGTCATGCATTATGGGATATGGGACACGGACTTAAACATGGGACGTCACCCCTCATGTACATATATGtactacatatcaaacTTCATGTTCCACGACCGCCTATCCCCTTCTGTATATGTAGAACCCACCAATCAGCAGGAGCACGTAAGgccgaagaagagggaaggTGAAAAGTAGAGAAAGAGAATAAAAGCAAGATATCTATGTCATGTGGTgagattgaagaagagcttCCCATTTTCCCCGGCatgttcttcttctacgCCAAAAAAGCCTTTTGTTCTTTAGCTCCCAGTTCAAGTACTGCAGGAATTTCCGTTCCTGAAAGTGCAATTTCATTCCAGCCCAAAAATTCGACCACCACCGATGGTTACTGCAAAAAGGGAGAGATCGGAAATTAACAAACGACGGAGATACAAGAACAAAATATTCCCTGTGTCATTTCTGTTTTCCACAAGACCCAACAGTTTACTATTCTAGAACGCCGATTGACATGCAGCTGTGCATATGTAATAGTAGTTAGTGGCTTATAAGTTCTACTGATTGTGCCCCAAACTGTGTAAGCAGTATCAATCATAAGCGGTGCCAACCACGTCGCCCCGAGTGACAGTTTCCGACTCATCAAAAGAAGACCCTCACCCCCCGCAGGTCCAGAAAGTTCCCGAACGCCAGGCGAGTAACTGACTAAGTGGGCCACACCATCACCAGCCCGCTCAATGATGTGTTCCATTGTTCGTGATTCAGGAAATAAGAAATTGTCGCTCGTTATTATTGACGTTGGCTATTTGTTGCGTTGAATGGAGTGAGGTACGAAATAGCAACGCGATTTTTGAAGTAGTGGAATGTGGGCGACGAGAGGCAGGGAAAATCAGGACCACGGGGGGACCACGGGGGAGTGGGGGCGCTGAGAAGGATAAGGGTCTTAAGAACGTGACGATTGACCAGTCAGAGACTTTTTGGTCATGTCGGTTATAGCTGAAAGGGTTACATCATAGGTGTGCGAGCATTTCTTATATCAATTTTTTTGAACTTTGCATCTGATCGATGTTGGGACGTAACGACTGAACATTCATCCAACTGTATGTATTGTCAGTAAGTCAAAATGGCACTAAACATGATTTGTCAGGATGAGCCTATGCTTATCATCATTGTATAGCGTCTGCACCTTGCAGGGGCTAATGTCAGCCATCTGTCGGTCATTCCAAATACTGCCACATAATAAAACTCAAACACATGATACCCTACATTGTTAACTGAGCCGAAAGCTCCAACGGCGCCTGTCAATCCATACTAACTAATTGATATCTAAATACATTATTGCTTTTATCACTCCTTAAGGGCAATGAATCTTAATTGCGAACACATACTATTATTTATTAGTAGTAAGAAGAGCCGATTTGCTTAGAGAAATCCACGGCACAGACTGCGTGAGGCTCGTTCGTCGGTACGTAAGAGTCGAGTAATAACAATTAAGCAATTCACCTGCTGCTTATTATGAAACCGGACATCCAATCAATAACTTCCTTTTCTCTATATGCATGGTTGGACGATGCCAAATATGAAAGGTGAATCAGTCATGGGGGTGAAGACTCGGGGAGCATCGTAGGCCGTAGGGGATACTCTCTGCTATGGGTTCTAAGATTTTATAGCAAGAAATACGTTACGATGATGGAGTGAGAACCACGCCGGATTTCATAGTGCTGTACAATAAAGTGGAGGCCATACATGCTAATGACCAGCAAGCGACAGACAGCGATATAACTGATTGACACAAGTATGCTAGGTCAATCTGGGATGAAGATGTTCGTCTCCCTCGGCCTCTTTTGCAGCCTTCTCTACTCTCTTAACCAattcttccttccatccGAGCTGTCCCGTGAGATCTTCGTAGAATTCAGGTGTCAAGCCCTAGATTTATAAAGATAACGAAGTCAGCAAGGGTTCCTGTCAATGATAAGAAGCTGGAAAACATCAATTGGAAGGAAATGATAGAAAATCCGACGGAGACTTGAAGGACGTACAGCTTTGAGACGATCTTCAGCATTGAAGGGGCCTTTGATTTTCCCCCGGAAGTTGGCCTCGACTTCGGAGCGGAACGTAGTGATGGGATCCAAATCTTGCTTTGCACACCTAATACAAGGAGAAAAAGTTAGGATTTTTCTGTGCGAAATGAGATCGAAATAGGGCACAGAGATGATGGATAGAAGAGAAGTAAACTTACAACCAAGTAAACCATCGATGGCCTGTAGTCACATCTTTTTGGTATGTGTCAGCACAATCCTTACAAATCTGACAGGAACTCACGAGTAATTTCATCCGCATGAATGATTTCCAGTATCTTTGAACTCTCGACATCTCCGGCTGCCTGGAGTTTGGCTAATGTAAGCGGATTCATGTCGATTCCTCGAGCTTCAGCCACGAGATGGATGATCGCTATACGCGCGGAGAGAGAATCGGCCGTTTGGGTTGCTGATTCCCAAAGACCAGCATGTACTAGATCCAATGGTAAACGGACGACATAGGATATGTAGGGAGAATGCAATCGTGCTGCTTACCTGTATGAGCACCAAAGTATGAGCCCATCTCCTACAAAATCCGTTAGCAGCTGTGTTGATGATTCACTTTTGAGATGTAATACGCACTACTAGTCGTCTAGCCAATAGTGTATAATGCTTCGCCTCATCCTCTGCGACTTTGGCCCAGTCCAAGAAAAATTCTACAGGCAATCTTTCACCACTGACTTCAACATGCGCGAAGCGCGCAATGATATCCCATGCCAGATCGATCGCATACTGCTCAATGTTGGCGAGAGCGTCTATTGCGGAAATGAGCGCTGTGATAAATAGCTTCAGATTTAGGGGGTCACAGAACGCTTACGAAGCATGAGAATACGGGATTTCTCGCTCCCACCCTTTCCTCGTCTAGGCGTCTTTCCTGCAGCAATGATTTCAACCTCTCTAGGTGGCTCATCTACCAAACCTCCAttctccctttccttcttgATCTCACCCTTGGTAGGCCGTATGCACTTGAGCTGACCTGCACGTAAACAGGTCACGGCTTCTCGAGTGAGCAAACATTTCAACTGTGGATCGGAAGTTCGGAGAATAAGGTGGGCGAATGAAAGGAGAGACGTCGGTAAAGGACCTGGCAGAGTTAGAGCGGTGTGAGAGAGATGTGGAGGTAATGAAGACGGGGGACAATGTTCTGACACGGGGAGAGAGGCGAGAGAGGGTATAGGAGGGTCCAGAAACTCTACATAATCTGGTGAGTCGCTTTTTATTGAGGCCTGCAAGGGGTCCCACCTTCGCTGACGCCTCTCATTTCAACAAGCTCCCATTGGCGGTCGGCGCCTGTCTCAGAACTCTCTGTGTGAGGTGCTTCGACCCATACCTCGGCTTCATCTTCTATACCTTGCACTTTCACTTCGTACGTGCAAGCTTGAAGACCAGTAGCTAGCGAAAAGACATTAGAATGTCAATGGATGCATATGGTATTGGCTTACAGCTTGAACCATCCTTTAAGTCTACAATGAAGGTCAGTAAGCACTATCAAGGATGCGATCAAACATACCAAAATCATATTGATGCCATGGACAGACTTAAAAGTTCCGTAAGTTCTTGATGCCCATTCACTACGAGAGAACTACTCACCAATAGCTCGTGTATCCTCAATGTCCTCGATCTCCGCGTGACTCAATGGCGCACCGAGATGCGGGCAAGTCTCTTCCATACAGTAAAGTTCGGGCGCTCTCCATGATGAAGGACCTGTTGATACTTGTCCTATGACGTATCCGCCGCCCTCTACTAATGAAGCATCTGGCTTGTTGATTCTGAAAAGTAGCAGGCGATGGTATACGACAGGGTGGTCGACTGTCCTAAGAGCAAGATGAAAGCGTGTGTGGGTAAAAGTGGCCTTGAGAGGGGCGATCCTGATTCCCCATCAGGCTGTGCACTTATTAGATGGATGTACATACCTGACGAATTGCTTTGAGATGGGCATCCCTGGGTGCAATGTGGTCTGTTGTTGTTTTGAGGTGGAAATTTGAATGGTTATCTGCTATCGGCAATCCAGGCACGACTCTGAGATCATGACCTTCGACAACAAGTACAAATCCCCCTTACATTGGTCCTTCTTTGTCTTCTCCTGGCATCGACATTATATTCCTCGCATACATTATACCCCAGAGCCATACATGAGCTCACAACAGCCATACATGGCTTCGAGCTACCACTCTCTCCGCGATTTCGTGCCCGGATCCCCTCGCTCCCTGTAAGTCAACTCGTTCTAGAGCTCACTATGGACTGCCTTTACGAACTGAGAAATGTTAAAAACGTTATTGATTGCCGTTCAAGTGCGACAGGTACATGGCATCCGCTTCCGTATATCCATTCTGGATTTGTTATATACCCATTCCACCCAGAAGCATCTTCTCTACCTGCTCCGACGACGGTAGATGGAACTTCCCCTAAATTACCATCTTTCTCTTCGCACCAGGATCTGGATGCCCTGCCTTGGACAGACAGTAAACCAGAACTGGCTGAGGGCGGCTTGTGCTCCCAAGGGAAAAGGAACCACTATGAGATACGACTGGATATCGGAGATGAGTTTTATGCCTTTGAAGAATATCGATGTTCGATCGAAGAGGACGGACGAGGTGACTTATGGTATAGAGGGTAGGTTCGTTCCTTACATGTTTCACCAACTACTCATGCTTCCTTCTTTAAG of the Cryptococcus gattii WM276 chromosome H, complete sequence genome contains:
- a CDS encoding uncharacterized protein (Similar to TIGR gene model, INSD accession AAW45590.1); this encodes MPISKQFVRIAPLKATFTHTRFHLALRTVDHPVVYHRLLLFRINKPDASLVEGGGYVIGQVSTGPSSWRAPELYCMEETCPHLGAPLSHAEIEDIEDTRAIVCPWHQYDFDLKDGSSSTGLQACTYEVKVQGIEDEAEVWVEAPHTESSETGADRQWELVEMRGVSEEFLDPPIPSLASLPVSEHCPPSSLPPHLSHTALTLPGPLPTSLLSFAHLILRTSDPQLKCLLTREAVTCLRAGQLKCIRPTKGEIKKERENGGLVDEPPREVEIIAAGKTPRRGKGGSEKSRILMLHALANIEQYAIDLAWDIIARFAHVEVSGERLPVEFFLDWAKVAEDEAKHYTLLARRLVEMGSYFGAHTVHAGLWESATQTADSLSARIAIIHLVAEARGIDMNPLTLAKLQAAGDVESSKILEIIHADEITHVTTGHRWFTWLCAKQDLDPITTFRSEVEANFRGKIKGPFNAEDRLKAGLTPEFYEDLTGQLGWKEELVKRVEKAAKEAEGDEHLHPRLT